The candidate division TA06 bacterium genome has a window encoding:
- a CDS encoding pyridoxal phosphate-dependent aminotransferase, whose protein sequence is MNTNYLSWFKAIDIALQNRGDCHLLLSSNVYEPLDLLEKHAKQNWGELRRLQSYNNDWGHPVLKRLIASRYGVKPSEILLTNGCTNATYLSIISHVKPGDTVICETPAYQPMWQIAGLSGANIKWLERRPPHYRVDPGELAALVDKKTSLVILTNLHNPSGAHLCKKELAEIARAVRRKNKKTRILMDEVFRDFEPGKPAPACTIDRAYISTGSLSKVYGLSHLECGWILADKKTIDHIAPYFVLSDGNGSRYLEAISVVVFEQLDTYLSRSLDIVARNRKELVKAAGPLIKEGLVSGDIPEQSCLWFPKVAGFRDAGKLADLLAKRYKVYVVPGRFFGDAGRIRIGFGSQPEAFRKSIAAFTGAVREITKR, encoded by the coding sequence ATGAATACCAATTACCTTTCCTGGTTCAAGGCCATCGACATAGCCCTGCAGAACCGCGGGGACTGCCATCTGCTGCTTTCCAGCAACGTCTACGAGCCGCTGGATCTGCTGGAAAAACACGCCAAGCAGAACTGGGGAGAGCTGCGCCGGCTGCAGTCCTACAACAATGACTGGGGGCACCCGGTGCTCAAACGGCTGATAGCCTCCCGCTACGGGGTCAAGCCTTCGGAGATACTGCTGACCAACGGCTGCACCAACGCCACCTATCTTTCCATCATCTCCCATGTCAAGCCGGGCGATACCGTCATCTGCGAGACCCCGGCCTACCAGCCGATGTGGCAGATAGCCGGGCTTTCCGGCGCAAACATCAAATGGCTGGAGCGGCGGCCGCCGCACTACCGGGTCGATCCCGGCGAGCTGGCCGCCCTGGTTGACAAGAAAACAAGTCTGGTGATCCTGACCAACCTGCACAACCCCAGCGGGGCGCATCTATGCAAAAAGGAACTGGCGGAGATAGCCCGGGCGGTGCGGCGGAAGAACAAAAAGACCCGAATACTGATGGACGAGGTGTTCCGCGACTTTGAACCGGGCAAACCGGCTCCGGCCTGCACCATAGACCGGGCCTACATCTCCACCGGCAGCCTGTCCAAGGTCTACGGCCTGAGCCATCTGGAATGCGGTTGGATCCTGGCCGATAAAAAGACCATCGATCATATCGCTCCGTATTTCGTGCTTTCCGACGGCAACGGTTCGCGCTACCTGGAGGCCATATCGGTGGTGGTGTTTGAACAGCTCGACACCTACCTGTCCCGGTCGCTGGATATCGTTGCCCGCAACCGCAAGGAGCTGGTCAAGGCGGCAGGGCCGCTGATTAAAGAAGGTTTGGTCTCGGGGGACATTCCGGAACAGAGCTGCCTCTGGTTCCCCAAAGTTGCCGGTTTCAGGGATGCCGGCAAACTAGCGGACCTGCTGGCAAAAAGATATAAGGTCTATGTGGTGCCGGGAAGGTTCTTCGGGGACGCAGGCAGGATAAGGATCGGCTTCGGCAGCCAGCCGGAGGCGTTCAGGAAAAGCATTGCTGCCTTCACCGGGGCCGTCAGGGAAATAACTAAACGCTGA